One stretch of Armigeres subalbatus isolate Guangzhou_Male chromosome 2, GZ_Asu_2, whole genome shotgun sequence DNA includes these proteins:
- the LOC134218174 gene encoding zinc finger protein 271-like, with the protein MDFCRLCLGGDGTQLISVFGEEFNEPGKESLSGKIRRFFEVQINETDVLPTHICQQCLLQTESCSEFRENCIRNDEKLKQLVFVQENIMDPIDSPPMPQSAMLSKREELVLGDDCDDDEERSNAGGEEEEESAETIIVDPTKDYESSNQSLQELFSDEEDNDDVGGQEDTNDESVKAAMNNDSSEDMDDSKLKKLVHMCKYCDVAFAMSNACYIHETQDHDLMAPYACQFCEFKTAIRLPLITHIRDVHGIDRPYICIQCNKGFHRRSDLKKHTFVHSGVRPFACHLCGKSFSRNTNLTKHLRIHSGFKPHICNVCPRSFANKADLVRHQNIHLSLGKQFSCSKCNNTYARKDKLLSHERLCLVRHQQMLQEQYQSQRLMMTHVISTVPHGSVGQAQFDAESMVIALDPYQEIEPTATEDDPGIPNAAPVSAISSFSNVAPLNNEYQSNSSSALQALLFSCQNCPKKFLSKNTLHSHQLTHSDVRKYRCHTCDKKFIRKRELDRHLAAVHSNLKPFECSQCAKRFSRKDKLLRHERVHRDDKFFSCGSCDAKFLRREALTLHMKVHCSASERDDPGEMIIMIDQGQHPDQLMDSSDMAYTSDNVGMEALAHPTAIL; encoded by the exons ATGGACTTTTGCCGTTTGTGTTTAGGGGGAGACGGAACACAGCTGATCAGTGTATTTGGCGAGGAATTTAACGAACCTGGAAAGGAATCGTTGAGCGGCAAAATCCGTCGGTTCTTCGAAGTTCAG aTTAACGAAACCGACGTTCTTCCAACGCACATTTGTCAGCAGTGCTTACTGCAGACCGAAAGTTGTTCGGAGtttcgggaaaattgcattcgaaATGACGAGAAACTGAAACAGCTGGTATTTGTGCAGGAGAACATAATGGATCCAATAGATTCGCCGCCAATGCCGCAGTCTGCGATGCTTTCCAAGAGAGAAGAATTAGTCTTAGGAGATGATTGTGATGATGATGAAGAGAGAAGTAATGCTGGCGGCGAGGAGGAAGAGGAATCTGCAGAGACCATAATTGTAGATCCGACGAAAGACTATGAAAGCTCGAATCAAAGTTTGCAAGAGTTGTTCTCAGACGAAGAAGATAATGATGATGTGGGCGGTCAAGAAGATACGAATGACGAGAGTGTAAAAGCAGCAATGAATAATGATTCCTCGGAGGATATGGATGATAGCAAGTTGAAAAAGTTGGTCCACATGTGCAAATATTGTGACGTGGCGTTCGCCATGTCCAACGCGTGTTACATTCACGAAACGCAGGACCACGATTTGATGGCGCCGTACGCTTGCCAGTTTTGTGAGTTTAAAACCGCAATCCGGTTGCCTCTTATTACGCACATTCGTGACGTTCACGGAATCGATCGACCGTACATCTGCATTCAGTGCAATAAGGGTTTCCATCGGAGGTCAGATCTCAAAAAGCACACGTTTGTGCACAGTGGTGTGCGGCCCTTTGCTTGCCACCTTTGTGGAAAGAGCTTTTCGAGGAATACGAATCTTACGAAGCATCTGAGAATCCACTCGGGATTCAAACCACACATCTGCAATGTCTGTCCAAG GTCTTTTGCCAATAAGGCAGATCTTGTCCGACATCAGAACATACATCTGTCCTTGGGAAAGCAGTTTTCCTGCAGCAAGTGCAATAATACTTACGCTCGGAAGGACAAACTGCTTAGCCACGAGCGGCTCTGTTTGGTCAGGCATCAGCAAATGTTACAGGAACAATATCAATCACAGAGACTGATGATGACCCACGTTATTTCGACCGTTCCTCATGGCTCTGTCGGTCAAGCACAGTTCGATGCGGAAAGTATGGTTATCGCTTTGGATCCGTATCAGGAAATCGAACCGACAGCAACCGAAGATGATCCTGGAATACCGAATGCTGCGCCCGTTTCGGCCATTTCCAGTTTTTCAAATGTTGCTCCACTAAATAACGAATATCAATCGAATTCTTCGTCCGCACTTCAAGCCTTGCTGTTCTCATGCCAAAATTGTCCCAAGAAATTTCTGTCCAAAAACACCCTCCACAGCCACCAGCTGACCCATTCGGATGTCCGAAAGTATCGCTGCCACACGTGCGacaagaaattcattcgcaaGCGCGAGCTCGATCGCCATCTTGCGGCAGTTCATAGCAATCTCAAACCCTTCGAGTGCAGTCAATGCGCGAAGCGATTTTCCCGCAAAGACAAATTACTGCGCCACGAAAGGGTTCACCGGGATGATAAATTTTTCTCATGTGGTTCCTGCGACGCTAAGTTCTTGCGCAGGGAAGCGCTGACACTTCATATGAAGGTTCACTGCTCGGCGTCGGAGCGAGACGATCCAGGGGAGATGATTATCATGATTGATCAAGGGCAGCATCCCGATCAGCTGATGGATTCCAGCGATATGGCGTATACGAGTGACAATGTAGGAATGGAAGCGCTGGCTCATCCAACAGCAATTCTCTAA